The genomic interval CAAGGCATCTTAAACAGGAATTCATTTTAAGATTCAAAGCAAGCAAAAATCAATGACAACATAGAAGATTCAACACGGTTCTTTACCTGCCGCACAGTACTGTATAGCAGCTGTGGTAGGCTGAAAACTCTGTGGTACTGTGCAGGTGACTTTTCAGCTTTGCTCACTGCAGTAGCTGTACAGTGCCATGCAGTGGAAATTATACATCTGGGAATTTAGAAGCTGCTAACTACTCTAGCTAAATCCCCACAAAATCCTATTTACAACAAATTCCCTTCACTTGACCCTGTTCTCGCCGTATAAAATACTTCTGAGTAGTTCATACGAAGCGTTGACGATTCCCCAGGAGATAAAGGCGCGCGTGTAGTTCAGATGGACACCTCGAAACAGTTTCTTAACACTGTAGTTCCGATGCTTCATGATGTACCAAAATGTTCGGAAGGATCCGTGATATTTCCCTCCCAGATGTGACTGCATTTTAGTCTTCACCACGTTAACTGGGTAGAATACGGTGCTTATAAAAGCACCCAGTAAAGCACCACTGATGAAATGCTGGAGATACATCGCTGAATTGGATCGGTAGTGAGGCAGTGCCAACTGAATTCTTTCCCGCCCAACGAAAAACATCATGTTACTGACCCCGTTCCGAAATAAAATAGGCGTGACGCCACGATAAAATTCTCGGTAGCCATATAGCCTAATATCCCTGAATGCATGGAGAGTGTTATTGAATCTGTGTTGGTAGTTTCTATCCAGCATCAACGTCTGAACTCGCTCGAACGGGGTCAAAATGGCCTCTGTGAATCCTGCCAAAACAGCGGCCACCGCCTGATTGGTTGTTGGACGGAGCTGTGGGTAGTGTGTGTTTATCGTGCCGCGGAAGAAGTCGTACATCCCAAACATTATCGACATGCAGGTAGTCTTCTGCAGAAGTGGAGGGAGGAGTCCTCGGTACAGCTGTGACAGCCCCTCTTTCTTCAGTTGACTGATGGCCGTGTGGGCGCGCACTCCATACAACTGCTGACGAAACATGGTCTTGTTGATCGGGAAAGTCACTGTGATGTTAATAAGAGCAGCCCCCCACCCACAGGCAAACTCTCGAGGGTCACCACTGCGAGGAAAACTCGCAGGCCGCCCAAACCCATGACTTGTGCTGGCTTGTCTCCCCTTATCCTCCAGCACTGAACCATCCATCAAGCTACTACGAGCCATTGTATCCCCTTTGCACCTCCAGCTTTCACCCTGTTTATAAGAAAACGAAAAAACAATTTCTACCATCACCAGAAACAGCTATTTAGGTTACATAGCACTTGGTCCATACAGTTGTGTGATCACACCTGACAAG from Liolophura sinensis isolate JHLJ2023 chromosome 3, CUHK_Ljap_v2, whole genome shotgun sequence carries:
- the LOC135463990 gene encoding mitochondrial nicotinamide adenine dinucleotide transporter SLC25A51-like, with amino-acid sequence MARSSLMDGSVLEDKGRQASTSHGFGRPASFPRSGDPREFACGWGAALINITVTFPINKTMFRQQLYGVRAHTAISQLKKEGLSQLYRGLLPPLLQKTTCMSIMFGMYDFFRGTINTHYPQLRPTTNQAVAAVLAGFTEAILTPFERVQTLMLDRNYQHRFNNTLHAFRDIRLYGYREFYRGVTPILFRNGVSNMMFFVGRERIQLALPHYRSNSAMYLQHFISGALLGAFISTVFYPVNVVKTKMQSHLGGKYHGSFRTFWYIMKHRNYSVKKLFRGVHLNYTRAFISWGIVNASYELLRSILYGENRVK